In a single window of the Anaerotruncus rubiinfantis genome:
- a CDS encoding InlB B-repeat-containing protein: MESLLRNNAVKIDCTNSTASHPDQTYGLITGSYSVGNVQGSNGNYTVSVTVTPSLYVMKYNADTDVSHSLDPAGQSNQSIALSYNGSNWAVSGAVPVTYTVKCQTLTQKYPVLYDGNEPPAAAAGAQNIPEDTNTYEVDADVPVSTQEPALDGYDFLGWAQSPSGDVVTGTVKMVEGGLTFYARWREAGGQPGEAPKPPSAEEIARQLEVVTLYCETKPEEHPQEHYETKADSIEVDEPRQGADDVWTVTARVYAGSYVDDYNANIAPGHNPTRTYQTITLTWFQTGDDPEGAWDVTGGSPVSFTLKCDGTGPDDPEPSHSTGSSGGGAPDRFYTIVSSSDEGGRIVREGVQKIREATDRRFSIYPNEGWEIDEVLVDGRPAKLEEDDKYWFREVRRDHTIHVSFRQIVPAQAPEAKPVPSTGAI, encoded by the coding sequence GTGGAATCTCTTCTAAGGAATAATGCGGTTAAGATCGACTGTACCAACAGTACAGCCAGCCACCCGGATCAAACCTACGGACTGATCACTGGCAGCTATTCGGTTGGAAACGTACAAGGCTCCAACGGCAACTATACAGTCTCAGTCACTGTCACGCCGTCACTTTATGTGATGAAATATAACGCAGATACAGATGTATCCCACAGCCTCGATCCGGCGGGTCAAAGCAATCAATCGATCGCGCTTTCCTATAATGGATCTAACTGGGCTGTTTCTGGCGCTGTCCCGGTTACTTATACAGTGAAGTGCCAAACACTGACGCAGAAGTATCCGGTTCTGTACGATGGAAACGAGCCGCCCGCCGCGGCGGCGGGAGCGCAGAATATCCCGGAGGACACCAATACATATGAAGTGGACGCGGACGTTCCTGTTTCCACACAGGAGCCCGCCTTGGACGGCTATGACTTTTTGGGATGGGCACAGTCCCCGTCCGGCGATGTCGTCACCGGAACGGTCAAGATGGTGGAGGGCGGCCTGACCTTCTATGCGCGGTGGAGGGAGGCCGGAGGCCAGCCTGGAGAGGCCCCAAAGCCGCCTTCTGCGGAAGAGATCGCCCGCCAGCTCGAAGTGGTAACTCTGTACTGTGAGACAAAACCGGAGGAACATCCGCAAGAACACTATGAAACAAAAGCGGATTCGATCGAAGTGGACGAACCGCGACAGGGCGCGGACGACGTTTGGACAGTGACCGCCAGAGTCTATGCCGGGAGCTATGTGGACGACTATAACGCAAACATCGCGCCGGGCCACAACCCCACCAGAACCTACCAGACCATTACGCTGACATGGTTTCAGACCGGGGATGATCCGGAAGGCGCGTGGGATGTAACGGGCGGGTCCCCGGTAAGCTTTACCCTGAAATGCGACGGTACCGGCCCGGATGATCCGGAGCCGTCCCATTCCACAGGAAGCTCCGGCGGCGGTGCTCCCGACCGGTTTTATACGATTGTCTCAAGCTCGGATGAAGGCGGCCGGATTGTGCGCGAAGGCGTGCAGAAAATCCGGGAAGCGACCGACCGCCGTTTCAGCATCTATCCAAACGAAGGCTGGGAGATTGACGAAGTGCTGGTCGACGGCCGGCCCGCAAAACTTGAGGAGGACGACAAATACTGGTTCCGTGAGGTTCGCA